From Hypanus sabinus isolate sHypSab1 chromosome 23, sHypSab1.hap1, whole genome shotgun sequence, a single genomic window includes:
- the cdc42ep4b gene encoding cdc42 effector protein 4 — protein sequence MPILKQLVASSSQSKRRSRVDLTADMISAPLGDFRHTMHVGRGGDVFGDTSFLSSKVGATAAAPAEATPKPGLLSRKFRSSSKRSQSVTRVDKQDILTQSDSAFFVKNAVSLPQLNDKIVEPTNQLAKSLSSSPLKKLANEDTENKPVNGAAGGVESKSMEYQDERDFGDISDLPTSLSSGGFPLTHAESIMSFHVDLGPSMLGDILSVMEKDTWENNTDLGLGEVKESDYSNLKKMTTEKFVEDSSKSATSLPSTVKGVAYSPGSGSCISQGSGSVSSLASGTTEEMQSVYEGVSHGNTDSMKNTGESTDAFKEEENEGEEFTFMDEEDEIRV from the coding sequence ATGCCGATCCTAAAACAGTTAGTGGCCAGCTCCAGTCAGTCTAAGCGTCGCTCCCGAGTGGACTTGACTGCAGATATGATCAGTGCACCTCTCGGTGATTTCCGCCACACAATGCATGTGGGTCGTGGAGGTGATGTCTTTGGAGACACATCGTTCCTCTCTAGCAAGGTTGGAGCGACAGCTGCTGCTCCTGCTGAAGCAACCCCTAAACCAGGTTTGCTCTCTCGGAAATTCAGAAGCAGCAGTAAGCGGTCTCAGTCTGTAACACGCGTTGACAAGCAGGATATACTGACACAAAGTGATTCTGCTTTTTTTGTGAAAAATGCAGTATCCCTTCCTCAGCTAAATGATAAGATTGTGGAGCCTACTAATCAATTGGCAAAGAGCCTTTCGTCAAGCCCCCTGAAAAAGCTTGCAAATGAAGACACTGAAAATAAACCGGTTAATGGGGCTGCTGGTGGAGTTGAAAGTAAGTCTATGGAATATCAAGATGAGAGAGATTTTGGAGATATCTCGGACCTTCCCACATCTCTGTCCAGTGGTGGGTTTCCACTGACACATGCTGAGTCCATCATGTCCTTCCATGTCGATCTTGGTCCTTCAATGCTTGGTGACATTTTGAGTGTTATGGAAAAAGATACCTGGGAAAATAATACTGATCTTGGTTTGGGAGAAGTCAAGGAAAGTGACTATTCAAATTTGAAGAAGATGACTACAGAAAAGTTTGTGGAGGATTCCTCAAAATCAGCAACTAGTTTGCCTAGTACTGTTAAAGGTGTTGCATATAGCCCAGGTTCTGGTAGTTGCATATCTCAAGGTAGTGGCTCTGTGTCAAGTTTGGCATCTGGGACAACAGAAGAGATGCAGTCAGTTTATGAAGGAGTTAGTCATGGAAATACAGATAGCATGAAAAATACAGGTGAATCGACAGATGCCTTCAAAGAGGAAGAAAATGAAGGTGAGGAATTTACCTTCATGGATGAAGAGGATGAAATCCGTGTATAA